From the Tachysurus fulvidraco isolate hzauxx_2018 chromosome 21, HZAU_PFXX_2.0, whole genome shotgun sequence genome, the window GGAAGAATCCACGAACCGAGGTGTGAACgagaggaagagtgtgtgtgtgtgtgtgtgtgcgcgcatgtgcgtgcgtgtgtgtgtgtgcgcacgtgtgcgtgtgcgcgtgcatgtgtgtgtgcgtgcatgtgtgtgtgcgtgcatgtgtgtgtgcgtgcatgtgtgtgtgcgtgcatgtgtgtgtgcgtgcatgtgtgcgcgtgtgcatgtgtgtgcgtgtgcgcgtgtgtgtgcgcgcgtgtgtgtgcgcgcgtgtgtgtgcgcgcgtgtgtgtacgcacgtgtgtgtgtgcgcgtacgtgtgtgtgtgtgtgcgtgtgtgctatTTTGATGTATATGGGTGTTCTTGGTGTGGAGTGGAGCTGACGCTGTAATAGAGTGGAGCTGGTGGAGGCTGACGCTGTAATAGAGTGGAGCTGGTGGAGGCTGACGCTGTAATAGAGTGGAGCTGGTGGAGGCTGACGCTGTAATAGAGTGGAGCTGGTGAAGGCTGACGCTGTAATAGAGTGGAGCTGGTGGAGGCTGACGCTGTAATAGAGTGGAGCTGGTGGAGGCTGACGCTGTAATAGAGTGGAGCTGGTGGAGGCTGACGCTGTAATAGAGTGGAGCTGGTGGAGGCTGACGCTGTAATAGAGTGGAGCTGGTGGAGGCTGACGCTGTAATAGAGTGGAGCTGGTGGAGGCTGACGCTGTAATAGAGTGGAGCTGGTGAAGGCTGACGCTGTAATAGAGTGGAGCTGGTGGAGGCTGACGCTGTAATAGAGTGGAGCTGGTGGAGGCTGACGCTGTAATAGAGTGGAGCTGGTGGAGGCTGACGCTGTAATAGAGTGGAGCTGGTGGAGGCTGACGCTGTAATAGAGTGGAGCTGGTGGAGGCTGACGCTGTAATAGAGTGGAGCTGGTGGAGGCTGACGCTGTAATAGAGTGGAGCTGGTGAAGGCTGACGCTGTAATAGAGTGGAGCTGGTGGAGGCTGACGCTGTAATAGAGTGGAGCTGGTGGAGGCTGACGCTGTAATAGAGTGGAGCTGGTGGAGGCTGACGCTGTAATAGAGTGGAGCTGGTGGAGGCTGACGCTGTAATAGAGTGGAGCTGGTGGAGGCTGACGCTGTAATAGAGTGGAGCTGGTGGAGGCTGACGCTGTAATAGAGTGGAGCTGGTGGAGGCTGACGCTGTAATAGAGTGGAGCTGGTGGAGGCTGACGCTGTAATAGAGTGGAGCTGGTGGAGGCTGACGCTGTAATAGAGTGGAGCTGGTGGAGGCTGACGCTGTAATAGAGTGGAGCTGGTGGAGGCTGACGCTGTAATAGAGTGGAGCTGGTGGAGGCTGACGCTGTAATAGAGTGGAGCTGGTGGAGGCTGACGCTGTAATAGAGTGGAGCTGGTGGAGGCTGACGCTGTAATAGAGTGGAGCTGGTGGAGGCTGCCGCTGTAATAGAGTGGAGCTGGTGGAGGCTGACGCTGTAATAGAGTGGAGCTGGTGGAGGCTGACGCTGTAATAGAGTGGAGCTGGTGGAGGCTGACGCTGTAATAGAGTGGAGCTGGTGGAGGCTGACGCTGTAATAGAGTGGAGCTGGTGGAGGCTGACGCTGTAATAGAGTGGAGCTGGTGGAGGCTGACGCTGTAATAGAGTGGAGCGGCCGTACTGTGGAGAGCACGACGGAGTCTGATCAATACTCTGATATCATTTAGATGATTATTGGCGACGGGCCGTTTGGATCCACTTTAATGGCTTTTGATGTTTATGGATTTGTGTGTTTAGCGTTACTATAGAAGCtttcagctcacacacacacacacacacacacacacacacacacacacacacacacacacacacacacacacacacacacacacacacaaacagctacAGCGGCCAGATAAAGAGACTTACACTGCtgtcttgtgtctgtctgtctgtctgactgacttaCTGCTGACCTGCACTCGTTTATACTGTctccagttctctctctctctctctctctctctctctctctctctgttctgacCTTAGAAGAGATGGCACATGTGTATGTACATGAAGTCTCAATAAAAGCTATTCCTCTTCTCCAGCTTTGTACTTTTTAACaaggagggaaaaaatataatctttctctctctctctctctctctctctctctctctttctctctctcacgctctctctctctttctctctgtttctcacgctgtctctctctcacgctctctctctctctctcatgctctctctcattctctctgtttctcatgctctctctctccctgtctctatctctctctctctctctctctctgactccctctttctgactctctctctctctttctctctctctctctctctctctctctctctctctctctgtctctctctgtctctctctctctctctctctctctctctctctctctctctgactccctctttctgactctctctctccctgtctttccctctctctctctctccctctctctctccctcgctccctctctctctctctctctctctctctctttcccccctctccctctctcaggtGCATTAGACCGGTGTGTGATGGGTATAACAGCAGTAGAGATATTAAACGCGTGTGACGAGGCTGTTCCTGCGTCTGTAGATGGTTTAAATCATTCGGCGGTGAATCTGAAGCAGGCCATGACACGTCGCAGCCTGGCAGCCCTCAAGAACATGGCAcaacacaaactccacacactcgcCACCAACCTGCTCGCTGCAGACAACGCAGACAAGGTGAGGACTCTagtacacccccccccccccacacacacacacacacacacactcaacacacacagggttGGTTTGGTGGGATTAACACATTTCCTGGTTTTCACTGGCAGCTTTGACTGGATTATAAGGTTCTAGTTAAAGTGAAGTTGCTAACAGGGTAATACACTAACATTATTATGAGCTgctaacaccaacaccaccaccaacaccaccaccaccaacaccatctGTTTGGTTATTATGTGGAGAAGAGAGTTTATAGTGTTCTTATAGTATTTTAGAGACAGATAACAAGGAACCTGAAAATTTGAGACTCACAGCAAGTGccggaggtgtgtgtgtgtgtgtgtgtgtgtgtgtgtgtgtgtgtgtgtgtgtgtgtgtgtgtgtgtgtgtgtgtgtgtgtctataacaCCAATCGGGAATTTCCCTCAGGACCACAGTGGTCATCTGGAAAATTGGCAGTGTGTttgaggaaggaaaaaaggggAGGACTGAAGGGAACAAGAGCTCAAATAGAGGAATAGGCTCCGGATGAAAAATGCATGACCCCTGTCTCAccgaggagtgtgtgagtgtgcgtgtgtgtgtgcgtgtgtgcaggtgtgtgtgtgtgtgtgtgtgtgtgtgctttttaacCGCTGCATTCAGTCTGACCACACGCTAACCAGAGGGAGTGAGAGCTAGACAGGCATTCTGAAATGTCACAGGAGACGAGGACTGAATCACCACACAAAAGGTAGAGAaggaaatgtgtgtgatttgaGAAAGAAATAGTTAAggatgcttacacacacacacacacagacacacacacagacacacagacacacacacacacacacacacacagacacacacacacacacactgctttttgaaaacaataaaaaaacctatatcgatgtgagagagagagagagagagagagagagagagaatgaaaaaaggaggaagagaaaaagagagagagacagagggactgAGGCAGATACAGAGAAAAGGtgagaaaaagagtgagagaaggaaagaggaagagagagaaaaaggtaGTGTGACTGGACAgttacatctatctatctatctatctatctatctatctatctatctatctatctatctatctatctatctatctatctatctatctatctatctatctatctatctatctatctatctatctatctatctatcagttcTGATCAGTCAGTGGAAGTGGAACATCATCtggttttctgtctttttatccAAAAGTTTCAATTACAGCTCATTAGTTCTGCATCTCACGACTGTCTCACGACTGTCTCACGAGTGTCTCACGAGCGTCTTGCGAGCGTCTCACGAGCGTCTCACGAGCATCTCACGAGCGTCTCACGTGCGTCTCTCAGTGAACCGATGTCTCAGTAACACTGCTCGGGTTCAGAGGTTagacgtgtgagtgtgtgaggaagagaaGGATCACActgaggtggaggaggaggaggaggatgaagggcGAGCGTTTAACAGAATGATGGTCCTGCTCCATTATAAAGGAGAATAAAGGAGTGAAATGATAACAGTTTGTCCGGAGCTGGCAGTTTGGACACAATTCCACCCTCTGATGTCCTGCTGTGTGTTCTGATCGTCTCTGTCTCGCTAGCGGTCAATTGGCAAGCCTGAGCATAAGAGgagtgagagattgtgtgtgtgtgtgtgtgtgtgtgtgtgtgtgtgtgtgtgtgtgtgtgtgtgtgtgtgtgtgtgcgcttgctCTAATGCCCTGTCATTCCCTCTGACAACATAATACAGCAGCGGTGATTCTCCAGCTCGTCTCTCTGGGCCAAACCTGCCATTATTCCTCCTGTGAGGCTCcaacactaaccccaacccaGCCAGGCTAATGATACATAATCACCATCAAACAGtgtgcaatcacacacacacacacacacacacacacacacacacacacacacacacacacacacacacacacacacacacacacacacacacagcctataACTCGACTCCattgctgtctgtctctctctctcacttggcCAAGCTACACAGATTTAACTAGTACGTACGCAGAGAATAGTAATACAGAGGTGCATTTATGATTTGAGAAAAAGTGAAATTTTCGGGTTCCTAAGTACGAGCATGTAAATGTGATTTTGCCTTACTACAGGGTCTCTCTCTATCGCTATATCaactatatctatatataagtTTGACATAGCTATATATATCTAGAATGGAGATATATATTCTATAATAgataatatctatatatatatcaatggATAtgactatatattatataattatctaGGGTTTTACTATATATGTATGTCACTatcaattatatataatttatctctatatatatatatctagatctctatcatataatatattataatcttATTTCGTCTTGTCTCTCATGTATACTATGTATGTAATAAAATtggtatctatctatatatctaatatatgtATATCAATTATATCAGTGGTCACTATAGTATCTTATCACTACTTTATATATCcctttacatatatatatatatactctatatatatatcggtctccctcctccctcattctccttctccttctagctctctctctctctatcttctctctcttctgtatccctccctctctcctcgtATTTTAGCAAATAAGTTATGAATCCAAGTTCTATCAGCACAAATGATCGGAACCGGCAACATGTGGTAATACACTgctcattaaaatgtgtgtgtgtgtgtgtgtgtgtgtatatatatatatatatatatatatatatatagtggtaGCTCACAGACAACCTATggcaaaaaaatttttaaaattaaatcgTGCTTTTGTTGGCCACAAGATCAGGAGCAAAAGAACTGTTCACTAACCCCAAAGCTTTTTCTTGATTGAGTTCATGCTTCTCGTatttgagatttaaatgattacatgagtatttatttattattatgtgtatagCTGGTAGAATGTAAACGGTCATATCTGGGTTGTACTGAAGATAAGGACTTTTAAGAGTTGTGGTAGCTCAgtatttaaagctttaaaataaaacctACCGCTGATGCTGAGACGTGCTTTGTTGGAGTAGGTGGAGCCGAAGTGATTGGAGATGACGCACTGGTAACGGCCCTCGTCCTCGAACTTGACGTTGCGTAGATGGAGGACGGTCGTGTACTCCATGATTCCTGGGCCGTCTTTGGAGGTGGAGTGGGCAGAGTTCTCCACGTGGGCATGAGGAAGTGGCTCCTGGTCTTTCCGCCATGTGAAGGTCATGGGCGAGCTGCTGCTGCTTACCGCCATGCACGTCAAACGCACGTCTTTGCCTAACACGCCAGCAGTGGCTGAGGGGTGAACCGTGATCTGGGGTTTGGGCAGATCGTCTATGGACGGAAAATTCGCACAAATGCACAGTTAAAATGAGCACAAAAATGATTTGCTATACAGACTTACACaagttgtgtttgtagtttgtcGTACAAGGATTTCTgaatgttcaaaaaaaaaagacactcgTGTCCATTTGAAGTAAATATGTGTTCTCAGGTAATGACTTCTGACTAAACTTTTTCATTTCTTGGTACAAGCATGAGACTCACCCCTTCTTGTAAATACAGCCTATATTCCAAACAATCAGTCCTATATTTCCCAAACCCAAGCCTAACACCCCTAATCCGAGTAATTATGTCTATCAAGACAAGGCTATGTACTATAACAGAACATGTAATGATTCCTACCACAAACAAAGCTCTGTGCAGGAGCCTGGAAGATGCTGGTGCCCTTCAGGCTCTCAGGGTGTGCGCACATGGCATGGATGCCAGACTGTAGCTCTCGTGCCACAACCCACTCAGGAAACCAGTGCAGCTGGCAATCGCACAGGAAGCTATCGCTGAAGATCTCGCTGAGGACACGGAGAGATTTTTAACAGCGAATTAACACACAATTTTGCCTCTAtttaaaaagtcaaataaaatataatcataatgAATCAAAAGCATATGTTGGATTGCCCTTGTAGTGTGAATATGTCTGGGACTCACAGGCTGCGGAGGTTCTTCATATTGTTGAAGGCGTCTGGTAGAATGAAGAGGATGGCGTTTCCGCCCAGGTTTCTGTTCAGACGTGACAGAGATGATTTTGGAGTGTCCCCAACGtaaacacagtatacacacacacgttctctctGTCTCGTATACATATGTATCTCAGCTTGTACTTGTAGAAACGTTTACTTTAGTCTAGGCAAAATGAGACCAGTGTATCTTACTAAATCTGTACCCTCAAGCTGCTTCTCAAACACTAAATTccatttctttgacaaaatGTTTGTCTCCCAAAGGGAGAAAAGGCTGAAGCTGGCTGGAGCAATACTCTGAGCAGCtggctatgaaaaaaaaaatggtctcAATCTTCTCTTTTTACAAAGATACCATTAAATTGCTAGCAGCCCTCTCAAGCATCTGTTTTTGGCAGAGTGCACCAGTGGctgcaatgcattctgggataCTCACAGGTGCTCAAGGGCCTCCAGGCCTGAGAAGGCTTTCTTGGCCACCGACTTTATCCTGTTTCCAAACAGTGTCCTGTGTGTCCAAGAGATAGGATGACGATGGGACGAGGAGAAAATGAGGGAAAATATtcagaaagaaacaaagtgagaagggggagagagataaATCACAGTTAGTGAGGTTTAATCTGAAAAGACTTTGTGGTATTGAACattctgtgtactgtgtacagaTTAGGAAGAGGATGAAAGATCGGGGTTCTCACACTGCTCCTTCAAAGCTCACTTTTATCTTTATTAGAATGCAGCGGTGATGACATGACAGGACTCGGGGAAAAGAGGCTTCCGTAAAAGAACGATAGGCTTATAGATTAACAAGCAGCCTTGTCACGGACTGGCAATCAAATGCTCAACACGATGCTCACGGATCTTCTAGGAGGCTAATCTCGCTCATACGCGACCTTTTAGGAGCCCCAGGAATTTGTTGTTACTTGCTCATTGCTTGCTCCCTTCTTTAGCAAATGGTCGAAATCAAGAATCACTTGTCCGTGGTGCAGATTTTTGTCATCTTATGGTTAACGAAATTTAATAGCCGTGGTCAGCGAGCCTTTCCGTCGGTTGCTGTAATCTAGTTAACCGATAATCTGGCGAACGTTTCTTTTTGTTGAATTGTAAATACGTGTCATTATTGTGGTTgctgtctgtcttctctctaGTTGCATCAACCCCAACTTGGTTGAGTAGAACTAAACCTCCAAGTCGCATTGGTTCTCGTTTAGATCGATTCTTGATTGAATGTGTGGTAGAACAGTTCCCACAAGAATCAGTGAGGAAGTGCTAAGTAGTTTGAGGCTGACTGGTGGTCATGCTTTCACATTCTTGGCTCACTTGTATACATTTGTGGTATTGGCAGGTTAGATGCTATTGTTTGAATTCTGGCTAGGCAAACAGCACAATCCTTACTTGGTCGCGCCTTCGGACTGAGACTAAGGCACCCTGTAATGTCTGTcagcagagagagtgtgtgatccCTGAACTTGATAGAGAGACAGGATAAGTCAGCTACCCACAGACTGAGACATCACCTTCTCTCATCTCTTTTGATTGTCCTGTAACCACATCTAGAGCCAACATACCTAGCTTTAACTCTGTGACAATCCTATGGCAATGTGACACACATTCTATGAACAACCAAGGAGATTATAACCAGAAACCCTGTGGATATTGTTCCACATCCACAATATAAGACAGAACTCGCTTCTTGTGACTTCCTTTTGTTCCTGGAATGGGAGAAGTGCTGGGAGAAGTGCATAAAGATTAAAGGAGAAATACTGGGGGTTTGTTGCAAGTATTATAACACTATTTCCCCCAATAATTTCAGGAATTTTTGTTTCCCTTGGGTATGTTTCCCTTGCCTTGCCCTGAACCTGAGCTTTCCGATTCCCTGACTTAATCCTGAACCTCTACACTGAGCTTTACTTTTCCCCGACTTAATCCTGAACCTCTACACTGAGCTTTACTTTTCCCTGACTTAATCCTGAACCTCTACACTGAGCTTTACTTTTCCCTGACTTAATCCTGAACCTCTACACTGAGCTTTACTTTTCCCTGACTTAATCCTGAACCTCTACACTGAGCTTTACTTTTCCCTGACTTAATCCTGAACCTCTACACTGAGCTTAGATTGGCTGCAGTCCTGTTCTAAACTTTCATACTGAGCTTTAGCTTTGCTTTGCTATGGTGTTAGCtctttggaaaaaaaaggcatgttttAACAAACTCCTCATACTagagccctgcgcgggactgtctttataaacccgcacccgcccgctcccgctgaatttctgaccaggaccgcccgcacccgcaagctgcgtgttccactcccgtCTGCACCCGCAATgattgtgtccactcccgcccactcctgcggattttttcttgagagattgtgaaaattttgattgtatacaaatgatcagactaatttttagttcaggctaatgtccagaataacagaattaaacatgattgcatttaaataagataaattaatactaatgctaatactaatcttcttctcaacttcatgtgttgactccattcttattattaggctacacgccaaaCCCCACCGGGTCCCGtggatctcccgctaaattttctgaccggCCATTCCCGCCcagggcaaaggtgaaaccgcccgctcccgcgagatttgcgttgggtcccgcgggagcccaatcccaatgcagccctctaccTCATACCATGCAGTTGTAAAAGTGAAACAAGGaagtgtgatatatatattcGAAGAGTTTACTTCTGCGTCAAcgttttattgtctgtgtgacattaatGAATTGATTTTGGCAGTTTGgccttttgtttgttaaaaagtTTAGGAGTTCTTCATCAGAAACTATGTTTCAGAAAAGGAAGACGAGAGGTGAGAAATTAAGCCTTAAATGTTTGCCCTTTGGCCCTCAGGCAGTAGGGGAGAAAGTAACACACAACCTAACTGTTTTTCTGTAGTTTGTGTAAAAATACATAGGGTTTAAAGTTTTTCTAATCTGCTGtaattaaaaacatacaaatgatGCTAAGATATGtcagaaaaacatttattaacttagaaataaatgattaaaaatgtttctaaataaacaaatgaattctcAGGTGAAAACTTGCTGTGGGCACAACATGACATActgggtgtaaaaaaaaaatgtatatagtgTTAAATATAGTGTACACAAAAATACAGAGTTAACACCACAtattatctgttttatttacaggaCAAAAAGAGGGAACTGAACTAGGTATATTACACTGCTACATGCTTAAACGCTGCTCTGTTCGGTTTGACATCGAATACGTACCTTTCGGTGCAGCACTTGTTAATTATCTAAACAACTTTTACAACcaaaacaaattttttaaattatttattcagtatttatttttacattttttaaggaTTTGAAGTGCAGAACTAAAGATCTTGTTAATAAGCAGAACTTGAAGGAATAA encodes:
- the LOC125139814 gene encoding leucine-rich repeats and immunoglobulin-like domains protein 1, giving the protein MKNLRSLEIFSDSFLCDCQLHWFPEWVVARELQSGIHAMCAHPESLKGTSIFQAPAQSFVCDDLPKPQITVHPSATAGVLGKDVRLTCMAVSSSSSPMTFTWRKDQEPLPHAHVENSAHSTSKDGPGIMEYTTVLHLRNVKFEDEGRYQCVISNHFGSTYSNKARLSISGRFYFKALNTELPQLLKVLIFSTTQI